The Procambarus clarkii isolate CNS0578487 chromosome 56, FALCON_Pclarkii_2.0, whole genome shotgun sequence genome includes a region encoding these proteins:
- the LOC138353014 gene encoding antifreeze protein Maxi-like, whose product MFTRVLLASLLIGCSLPGEIKADTRVRRGFAGGHGGGYGGGYGGGHGGGGSYLVVGGGGGGGHGPSAADVANEAANQATAAAAGLGGAAHAAAAGAAAGAAAAANAASQTAQAAAASKQAQAAQVTQAAQGAQAAAFAEGSLASKANIAYQAAKVTASMAQGLAANIAQILSEAKALANQAANSLAEQQNFLAAQRTMAWQAQQAANSLNQQQYVALNDLEDSAGAAAQAQASATKAISRAKGSSGYGYGR is encoded by the exons ATGTTCACTCGCGTCCTCCTCGCATCTTTACTCATTG GTTGCTCACTTCCTGGGGAGATAAAGGCAGACACAAGG GTTAGGCGCGGGTTCGCTGGCGGTCATGGCGGCGGTTATGGTGGCGGCTACGGTGGCGGCCACGGAGGTGGCGGCAGCTACCTGGTGGtcggtggtggaggtggcggcgGCCACGGCCCCAGTGCCGCTGATGTTGCTAACGAAGCTGCCAATCAGGCTACTGCTGCTGCCGCAGGTTTAGGCGGTGCCGCCCACGCCGCAGCTGCaggagctgcagcaggtgccgcaGCTGCCGCTAATGCTGCTTCACAAACAGCTCAGGCCGCGGCAGCCAGCAAGCAGGCCCAGGCCGCTCAGGTGACGCAAGCGGCACAAGGAGCGCAGGCCGCAGCCTTCGCTGAAGGTTCTCTCGCCTCCAAGGCAAACATAGCCTACCAAGCCGCCAAGGTAACAGCTTCTATGGCCCAAGGTCTGGCCGCCAACATTGCCCAGATCCTTTCAGAAGCCAAGGCTCTGGCCAACCAGGCAGCCAACAGCCTGGCCGAACAGCAGAACTTCCTGGCCGCCCAGAGGACCATGGCCTGGCAGGCTCAGCAGGCAGCTAACTCCCTCAACCAACAGCAATACGTGGCACTCAACGACTTGGAAGACTCTGCAGGTGCGGCTGCCCAGGCTCAGGCTTCAGCAACCAAGGCCATCTCCAGGGCCAAGGGCAGCAGCGGCTACGGCTACGGCCGCTAG
- the LOC123770847 gene encoding antifreeze protein Maxi-like, with translation MMLKALLCAFLVVGAMSEEMKASSASSDRDKRGFAGGHGGGYGGGYGGGHGGGGSYLVVGGGGGGGHGPSAADVANEAANQATAAAAGLGGAAHAAAAGAAAGAAAAANAASQTAQAAAASKQAQAAQVTQAAQGAQAAAFAEGSLASKANIAYQAAKVTASMAQGLAANIAQILSEAKALANQAANSLAEQQNFLAAQRTMAWQAQQAANSLNQQQYVALNDLEDSAGAAAQAQASATKAISRAKGSSGYGYGR, from the exons ATGATGCTCAAGGCTctcttgtgtgccttcctcgtggtTG GCGCCATGAGCGAGGAAATGAAggcctcttcagcctcttcagacAGG GATAAGCGCGGGTTCGCTGGCGGTCATGGCGGCGGTTATGGTGGCGGCTACGGTGGCGGCCACGGAGGTGGCGGCAGCTACCTGGTGGtcggtggtggaggtggcggcgGCCACGGCCCCAGTGCCGCTGATGTTGCTAACGAAGCTGCCAATCAGGCTACTGCTGCTGCCGCAGGTTTAGGCGGTGCCGCCCACGCCGCAGCTGCaggagctgcagcaggtgccgcaGCTGCCGCTAATGCTGCTTCACAAACAGCTCAGGCCGCGGCAGCCAGCAAGCAGGCCCAGGCCGCTCAGGTGACGCAAGCGGCACAAGGAGCGCAGGCCGCAGCCTTCGCTGAAGGTTCTCTCGCCTCCAAGGCAAACATAGCCTACCAAGCCGCCAAGGTAACAGCTTCTATGGCCCAAGGCCTGGCCGCCAACATTGCCCAGATCCTTTCAGAAGCCAAGGCTCTGGCCAACCAGGCAGCCAATAGCCTGGCCGAACAGCAGAACTTCCTGGCCGCCCAAAGGACCATGGCCTGGCAGGCTCAGCAGGCAGCTAACTCCCTCAACCAACAGCAATATGTGGCACTCAACGACTTGGAAGACTCTGCTGGTGCGGCTGCCCAGGCTCAGGCTTCAGCAACCAAGGCCATCTCCAGGGCCAAGGGCAGCAGCGGCTACGGCTACGGCCGCTAA